A section of the Streptomyces sp. CG1 genome encodes:
- a CDS encoding pentapeptide repeat-containing protein, whose protein sequence is MWKSEVLAAFIRQRAPIPSDLEEAPAKFKAPEDIQAALTVLSRRPERDGEGWILLGNVNLRGLYMRGGRLDGMVLGGSRLEDGYFWDVSMRGANLSSTNFSGSSLHGVSLDRSALFYARFDRAILSGVTMMNATLQSACFAASILVNVNMREVDLCDALLDGTMVMDSFDLARDDLIKAKILDNVILPDKLWKDPKVLKRIVECMEERKTEETQAASKDSSSPQSEA, encoded by the coding sequence TTGTGGAAGTCGGAAGTCCTCGCGGCATTCATTAGGCAGCGAGCCCCTATTCCTTCCGACCTTGAAGAGGCGCCTGCGAAATTCAAAGCCCCGGAGGATATTCAGGCCGCCTTGACCGTTCTGAGTAGGCGCCCGGAACGGGATGGAGAGGGTTGGATCTTGCTGGGGAATGTAAACCTGCGAGGGTTGTACATGCGTGGGGGGAGGCTTGACGGGATGGTCTTGGGGGGATCCCGTCTGGAGGATGGATACTTCTGGGACGTTTCGATGCGCGGGGCGAATCTCAGTTCAACTAATTTCAGTGGTTCCAGTTTGCACGGTGTATCGCTGGATAGGTCGGCACTGTTCTATGCACGCTTTGATCGCGCGATTCTGTCTGGTGTGACCATGATGAATGCCACCCTCCAATCTGCCTGCTTCGCTGCATCGATACTGGTTAACGTCAATATGCGAGAGGTGGATCTGTGCGACGCGCTCCTGGATGGAACCATGGTTATGGATAGCTTCGACTTGGCGCGCGATGATCTGATCAAGGCCAAAATTCTAGACAACGTCATCCTGCCGGATAAACTCTGGAAAGATCCCAAAGTCTTAAAACGAATCGTGGAGTGCATGGAGGAGCGCAAGACAGAGGAGACTCAAGCTGCGTCAAAGGATTCCAGCTCACCGCAATCAGAAGCTTAG
- a CDS encoding PP2C family protein-serine/threonine phosphatase, whose product MLTIALLFILAITLIDLQVPGAVHLGDLLIMVPVLTSWYASSRVTSLVAIMTVSALMAIFLVRQSVNPPQAAALLATSVAVVIARYLTEHGQRKLVQLRAVAEAAQRAILPPLPHRLGPLRLASTYLAAEDEARIGGDLYAAVRTPTGTRLIIGDVRGKGLAAVGIAAHTISTFRDAARQLTTLPELAAYLDSSVRSNASEAVSPEQTEEAFVTATLLEIPDAEPLVRSVTCGHPPPLLLRANDVVPLEAGQPAPPLGLGALTQTTYHLDTFALRAKDTLLLYTDGAIEARNTDGEFYPLAKRLTHQNHRHPTALLNHLRGDLLNHLGGRLDDDAALIAIKRQPADGIAPSADQSTCDECGVSMSFDCGHAALLT is encoded by the coding sequence ATGCTGACAATCGCCTTGCTGTTCATTCTGGCGATCACACTCATCGATCTTCAGGTGCCTGGCGCAGTTCATCTCGGCGACTTGCTGATCATGGTGCCTGTACTCACTTCCTGGTACGCGAGCTCCCGGGTGACCTCACTTGTCGCCATCATGACCGTGTCGGCTTTGATGGCCATCTTCCTGGTCCGCCAATCGGTGAACCCGCCACAGGCGGCTGCCCTCCTTGCGACCTCGGTGGCCGTCGTGATCGCCCGGTACTTGACGGAACACGGACAGCGAAAGCTGGTCCAGCTGCGCGCAGTCGCCGAGGCCGCGCAACGCGCCATACTGCCTCCTCTCCCTCACCGACTCGGCCCCCTTCGCCTGGCCTCGACGTACCTGGCGGCAGAGGATGAAGCACGCATCGGCGGAGATCTCTACGCCGCCGTGCGCACGCCCACGGGGACACGGTTGATCATCGGCGATGTTCGAGGCAAGGGCCTGGCAGCGGTCGGCATCGCTGCCCACACCATCAGCACGTTCCGCGACGCCGCACGCCAGCTGACCACGCTGCCGGAACTCGCCGCCTACCTGGATTCAAGTGTCCGCAGCAATGCATCCGAAGCAGTGAGCCCCGAACAGACCGAAGAGGCGTTCGTCACCGCCACTCTCCTCGAAATCCCCGACGCCGAGCCCCTCGTGCGGAGCGTCACCTGCGGACACCCCCCACCGCTACTCCTACGAGCGAACGACGTCGTGCCCCTGGAAGCCGGCCAACCCGCGCCCCCGCTGGGCCTGGGCGCATTGACGCAAACCACCTATCACCTCGACACCTTCGCCCTACGCGCCAAAGACACCCTCCTCCTCTACACCGACGGTGCCATCGAAGCCCGCAATACCGACGGCGAGTTCTACCCGCTCGCCAAACGACTCACCCACCAGAACCACCGCCATCCCACGGCACTCCTCAACCACCTCCGCGGCGACCTTCTCAACCACCTCGGCGGCCGACTCGACGACGACGCCGCCTTGATCGCAATCAAACGTCAACCCGCTGACGGCATAGCGCCATCGGCTGACCAATCGACCTGTGATGAGTGCGGCGTCTCGATGTCCTTCGATTGCGGTCACGCAGCACTTCTGACCTAG
- a CDS encoding FtsK/SpoIIIE domain-containing protein has translation MTDLTTVAELGGSLAAIGGAVYVRHAHPAAYWSTVGLPVSVARLMASYSSTMDACGLTVEPSRWRALAIRATTRREVRPVPPRRGLIRPTSTGLRIRLRLAPGQEPAEVAASAERLRHAWGVHAVYVRDVKPDVVELRLVGFDVLRKVRMPRRADGGLLRVPVALREDATAFVRDYRAVPHELVLGATLSGKSMYLRHLITGLAPQPVVLVGIDCKRGVELAPFAARLSALATEPDQAAELLPVLVKEMEDRYDLIKARQGIAPGTPDELITSDIWGLPESERPDPIVLFIDEVAELFLVATRKEEERRDEMVTQLIRLAQLGRAAGIYLEVCGQRFGAELGKGATMLRAQLTGRVCHRVNDEASAKMALGDIAPEAAVAACAIAAERPGLAVAGDTSGGWSRIRTPYLSLADAAAICREAAHLAPDLPALRLFRPYVPPAPVEDAGPVTAPLPVTE, from the coding sequence GTGACTGACCTGACGACGGTGGCCGAGCTGGGCGGGTCGCTCGCTGCAATAGGCGGCGCGGTCTACGTCCGGCACGCCCACCCGGCGGCGTACTGGTCCACGGTCGGGCTGCCGGTCTCGGTGGCCCGGCTGATGGCCTCGTACTCCTCGACCATGGACGCCTGCGGCCTGACCGTCGAACCGTCCCGCTGGCGGGCACTGGCCATCAGGGCGACCACTCGCCGTGAGGTCCGGCCGGTCCCGCCCCGCCGGGGCTTGATCCGGCCCACCTCGACCGGTCTCCGGATCCGGCTGCGGCTGGCTCCGGGCCAGGAACCGGCGGAGGTGGCGGCCTCGGCGGAACGGCTCCGCCACGCCTGGGGCGTCCATGCCGTGTACGTGCGGGACGTCAAGCCCGACGTCGTGGAACTCCGGCTCGTCGGCTTTGACGTCCTGCGGAAGGTGCGCATGCCCCGTCGGGCCGATGGCGGGCTCCTGCGGGTGCCGGTGGCTCTGCGCGAGGACGCAACCGCGTTCGTTCGCGACTACCGCGCCGTACCGCATGAACTCGTCCTCGGCGCCACGCTGTCCGGCAAGTCCATGTACCTGCGGCACCTGATCACCGGACTGGCGCCTCAGCCCGTGGTTCTGGTCGGCATCGACTGCAAGCGCGGGGTCGAGCTGGCGCCGTTCGCCGCTCGGCTCTCCGCGCTGGCGACCGAACCGGACCAGGCGGCCGAGCTGCTGCCCGTGCTCGTGAAGGAAATGGAGGACCGCTACGACCTGATCAAGGCTCGGCAGGGCATCGCGCCCGGTACCCCGGACGAACTGATCACCTCAGACATCTGGGGCCTGCCCGAGAGTGAACGCCCCGATCCCATCGTCCTGTTCATCGATGAGGTGGCCGAACTGTTCCTCGTCGCCACGCGGAAGGAGGAGGAGCGGCGGGACGAGATGGTCACCCAGCTCATCCGCCTCGCCCAACTCGGCCGGGCCGCCGGCATCTACCTGGAGGTCTGCGGGCAGCGCTTCGGCGCAGAGTTGGGCAAGGGCGCGACCATGCTCCGCGCTCAGCTCACCGGTCGTGTCTGCCACCGCGTCAACGATGAAGCCTCCGCCAAGATGGCACTCGGCGACATCGCCCCTGAAGCGGCCGTTGCCGCCTGCGCCATCGCTGCTGAAAGGCCCGGCCTGGCCGTGGCGGGCGACACCTCCGGCGGCTGGTCCCGCATCCGTACCCCGTATCTGTCCCTCGCCGACGCTGCGGCCATCTGCCGAGAGGCCGCCCACCTCGCTCCGGACCTACCGGCCCTCAGGCTCTTCCGGCCGTACGTCCCGCCCGCGCCCGTGGAGGACGCCGGGCCGGTGACTGCTCCCCTCCCGGTCACCGAATAG
- a CDS encoding DUF2637 domain-containing protein: MARPAVRMDAVLIQAVIAGALSFAHLHDLAAAAGQAGWKAWAYPISVDLLLVAAWRQLHSGGSKTAAWCWFLVALTASLGANVATAGLLDLGAVPAWLRIVVAGWPAVAFLGGTLLVHGSPKPEETPVQEETTDLAVPSASELPVAVPETAPPSTPSVPPALVALTRKVADEHHARTGSVIDTSTLRARLGVPLPLAEAIAAELA; encoded by the coding sequence ATGGCCCGCCCCGCCGTGCGTATGGACGCGGTCCTGATCCAAGCCGTCATCGCCGGTGCCCTGTCCTTCGCTCATCTGCATGACCTCGCTGCGGCCGCCGGACAGGCGGGGTGGAAGGCCTGGGCCTATCCGATCAGCGTGGACCTGCTCCTGGTCGCTGCCTGGCGGCAACTTCACTCCGGTGGGTCGAAGACGGCGGCCTGGTGCTGGTTCCTGGTCGCGCTGACTGCCTCGCTCGGCGCCAATGTCGCCACGGCCGGGCTGCTCGACCTGGGCGCCGTACCGGCCTGGCTCCGCATCGTCGTCGCCGGATGGCCTGCCGTCGCCTTCCTCGGCGGAACCCTGCTCGTCCATGGCTCCCCGAAGCCGGAGGAGACACCGGTCCAGGAAGAGACCACAGACCTAGCTGTTCCCTCGGCGTCTGAACTGCCCGTTGCGGTACCCGAAACGGCTCCGCCCTCGACGCCCTCCGTTCCGCCCGCCCTCGTCGCCCTGACTCGCAAGGTCGCCGACGAACACCACGCCCGGACCGGATCCGTCATCGACACCTCGACCCTTCGTGCCCGGCTCGGAGTCCCGCTGCCGCTCGCCGAAGCCATCGCCGCCGAACTCGCCTGA
- a CDS encoding mobile element transfer protein, producing the protein MPANRRFRNVVRIGPVQVGTYYDGRGREKHTAACTAPRCGFSTDYDSRAAAELAARTHRCAVR; encoded by the coding sequence ATGCCTGCCAACCGCCGCTTCCGCAACGTCGTCCGGATCGGTCCCGTTCAGGTCGGCACGTACTACGACGGCCGGGGCCGCGAGAAGCACACCGCTGCCTGCACGGCTCCGCGCTGCGGCTTCTCGACGGACTACGACAGCCGTGCCGCTGCCGAGCTGGCCGCCCGTACCCACCGCTGCGCCGTCCGCTGA
- a CDS encoding SpdD protein, with protein MFRPKLPDVPHLPTTTITSQQIHAPAPSAGRPVAPYVGIGVGAVAAVVVVGIVLTALLAAVAISAVSVAIAAVVLRSLVSNAHKR; from the coding sequence GTGTTCCGCCCCAAGCTGCCCGACGTCCCGCACTTGCCGACCACGACCATCACGTCCCAGCAGATCCATGCCCCGGCCCCTTCCGCCGGCCGCCCGGTCGCCCCGTACGTGGGCATCGGCGTCGGTGCGGTCGCCGCCGTGGTCGTCGTCGGCATCGTCCTGACCGCGCTCCTGGCGGCGGTCGCCATCTCGGCCGTGTCCGTGGCCATCGCCGCCGTAGTCCTGCGCTCTCTCGTCAGCAACGCGCACAAGCGCTGA
- a CDS encoding excisionase family DNA-binding protein, translated as MTDRYLSVDQVAELLGTTVRFPRRLIEERRIRYVKVGRHVRIAESAVEEYLAARTVEPIRLRRAGLRRAA; from the coding sequence GTGACTGACCGCTACCTGTCCGTGGATCAGGTCGCCGAGCTGCTTGGCACGACCGTCCGCTTCCCCCGGAGGCTGATCGAGGAGCGGCGCATCCGGTACGTGAAGGTCGGCCGTCATGTCCGCATCGCAGAAAGCGCAGTTGAGGAGTACCTCGCTGCACGCACGGTCGAGCCGATCAGGCTCCGCCGCGCTGGACTCAGGAGGGCCGCCTGA
- a CDS encoding tyrosine-type recombinase/integrase, protein MANRKGRRRRFGAVRQYRSGRWTASYLGPAGERIRADETFETKKDAEVWLSQVEADLSRGDWRAPDAGAVNFRIYAEKWVEERELAVRTEDLYKHLLRLYILPTFGGLDLDEITAPRVREWRAERLRTTQAKTTVAKAYRLLKGILETAVDDDLISRNPCRIKGAGKEPAAERRIATVAQVDALANAIGIRWRLIVYLGAYGPMRPEELAGLRRRDVDIDNLVIRVRVAEPERTNGKRAPGETKSDAGVRAVVLPAFLHKEVKQHLAWFAEKEPDGLVFVGEKGAPFRRTSFGRKWKRARAAVGLPDGFRFYDLRHTGHTLSTRSGATLKDTMVRAGQSSEKAALIYQHSDEERQRDVAAGLDDMVRAERAKNHGGDRAHHKEKPTGS, encoded by the coding sequence ATGGCCAACAGGAAGGGCAGGCGCCGGCGTTTTGGTGCGGTGCGGCAGTACCGGTCCGGCCGTTGGACGGCCTCGTATCTCGGGCCCGCCGGTGAGCGCATCCGCGCGGACGAGACCTTCGAGACCAAGAAGGATGCGGAGGTCTGGCTGTCCCAGGTTGAGGCGGACCTCAGCCGCGGGGACTGGCGTGCTCCCGACGCTGGGGCAGTCAACTTCCGCATCTACGCGGAGAAGTGGGTCGAAGAGCGGGAGTTGGCCGTTCGCACTGAGGACCTGTACAAGCATCTCCTCCGGCTTTACATCCTTCCCACCTTCGGCGGGCTCGACCTGGACGAGATCACCGCTCCTCGCGTCCGTGAGTGGCGCGCGGAGCGGCTTCGCACCACCCAGGCCAAGACCACCGTCGCCAAGGCGTACCGCCTCCTCAAGGGCATCCTTGAGACGGCTGTCGACGACGACTTGATCAGTCGCAATCCGTGCCGGATCAAGGGCGCGGGCAAGGAGCCGGCCGCCGAACGCCGTATCGCCACCGTGGCCCAGGTGGACGCCCTCGCCAATGCGATCGGTATTCGCTGGCGCCTCATCGTCTACCTCGGCGCGTACGGCCCGATGCGGCCTGAAGAGCTGGCCGGCCTCCGCCGACGGGACGTGGATATCGACAACCTCGTGATCCGCGTCCGCGTTGCCGAGCCGGAGCGGACCAACGGCAAGCGTGCTCCTGGCGAAACCAAGTCGGACGCGGGTGTCCGCGCCGTCGTCCTCCCGGCATTTCTCCACAAGGAGGTGAAACAGCATCTCGCCTGGTTCGCCGAGAAGGAGCCTGACGGCCTGGTGTTCGTCGGCGAGAAAGGCGCGCCCTTCCGGCGGACCTCCTTCGGTCGGAAGTGGAAGCGTGCTCGCGCTGCCGTCGGCCTCCCTGACGGCTTCCGGTTCTACGACCTTCGTCACACCGGGCACACTCTTTCGACCCGCTCGGGCGCCACCTTGAAGGACACGATGGTCCGCGCCGGCCAGTCCTCCGAGAAAGCCGCGCTGATCTACCAACACTCCGACGAGGAGCGTCAGCGCGACGTGGCGGCCGGGCTCGACGACATGGTCCGCGCTGAGCGTGCGAAGAATCACGGCGGCGACCGCGCGCACCACAAGGAGAAGCCCACCGGAAGCTGA
- the dcd gene encoding dCTP deaminase — protein sequence MLLSDKDIRAEIDAGRVRIDPYDETMVQPSSIDVRLDRYFRVFENHRYPHIDPSVEQTDLTRLVEPDGDEPFILHPGEFVLASTYEVISLPDDLASRLEGKSSLGRLGLVTHSTAGFIDPGFSGHVTLELSNLATLPIKLWPGMKIGQLCMFRLTSPAEFPYGSERYGSRYQGQRGPTASRSFVNFHRTQV from the coding sequence GTGCTTCTCTCAGACAAGGACATCCGGGCCGAGATCGACGCCGGGCGGGTACGGATCGATCCCTATGACGAAACCATGGTGCAGCCGTCGAGCATCGACGTACGGCTGGACCGGTATTTCCGGGTGTTCGAGAACCACCGGTACCCGCACATCGACCCCTCCGTCGAGCAGACCGATCTGACGCGGCTGGTCGAGCCGGACGGGGACGAGCCGTTCATTCTGCACCCCGGGGAGTTCGTGCTGGCCTCGACGTACGAGGTCATCTCGCTGCCCGACGATCTCGCCTCGCGGCTTGAGGGGAAGTCCTCGCTGGGGCGGCTGGGGCTGGTCACCCACTCCACCGCCGGGTTCATCGACCCCGGCTTCAGCGGGCACGTCACCCTCGAGCTGTCCAATCTCGCCACGCTCCCGATCAAGCTCTGGCCGGGGATGAAGATCGGCCAGCTGTGCATGTTCCGGCTGACCTCGCCCGCCGAGTTCCCCTACGGCAGTGAGCGCTACGGCTCCCGCTACCAGGGACAGCGCGGGCCGACCGCCTCGCGGTCCTTCGTCAATTTCCACCGGACCCAGGTATGA
- a CDS encoding DUF397 domain-containing protein, with the protein MTTESPHWFKSSYSNNGGACIEVAANLVAACGVVPVRDSKTPSGPVLDLPAHAFSSFVAGVKAGKFHHTV; encoded by the coding sequence GTGACGACTGAATCCCCCCATTGGTTCAAGTCCTCTTACAGCAACAACGGCGGCGCCTGCATTGAGGTCGCCGCAAACCTCGTCGCCGCGTGCGGCGTGGTCCCCGTCCGTGACTCCAAGACCCCGAGCGGCCCGGTTCTGGACCTCCCCGCCCACGCGTTTTCGTCCTTCGTGGCGGGAGTCAAGGCCGGAAAGTTCCACCACACCGTCTAA